The Mercenaria mercenaria strain notata chromosome 10, MADL_Memer_1, whole genome shotgun sequence genome contains a region encoding:
- the LOC128559888 gene encoding uncharacterized protein LOC128559888 yields the protein MTTTVLVRTVCTGTNKMVNLFGSNFRIGALSFQPLRRCAATKSDVDDALKEYKEGKFDKLPDPDKLAHFRKTKPEVVVHDVEVPKQDVLPMGAAALPHPIWSENELHSVQITHKPPEGFVDKAAFFTVKTVRRGFDVVSGFSRGERNEYKWLKRIIFLETVAGVPGMVAAMTRHLHSLRRMQRDYGWIHTLLEEAENERMHLMTALQLKQPSRLFKWCVIGTQGVFVGMFSVWYLISPRFCHRFVGYLEEEAVKTYTRCLEDIESGALEHWKTQPSPEVAITYWNLPEDATMKDVILAIRADEAHHRLVNHTLASMKPTDYNPYKPGK from the exons atgactACGACGGTGCTTGTTCGTACAGTTTGTACGGGTACAAACAAAATGGTTAATTTATTTGGAAGTAACTTTCGGATTGGTGCACTTTCGTTTCAGCCTTTG CGACGTTGTGCGGCAACCAAGTCTGATGTTGATGATGCTCTAAAAGAGTATAAAGAGGGCAAATTTGACAAGCTTCCAGATCCAGATAAACTCGCACATTTCAG GAAGACCAAACCTGAGGTTGTTGTACATGATGTTGAAGTCCCCAAACAAGATGTGCTTCCAATGGGAGCAGCTGCCCTACCTCATCCAATCTG gtcAGAAAACGAGCTTCACAGTGTTCAAATTACCCACAAGCCTCCGGAGGGATTTGTAGACAAG GCAGCATTCTTCACTGTGAAGACCGTGAGAAGGGGATTTGATGTGGTGTCAGGGTTTAGCAGGGGAGAACGAAATGAATATAAGTGGCTGAa GCGTATAATATTTCTGGAGACTGTTGCTGGTGTGCCAGGTATGGTAGCAGCCATGACACGACATCTTCATTCCTTACGACGTATGCAGAGGGACTATGGATGGATTCATACATTGCTAG aGGAGGCAGAAAATGAGAGAATGCATTTAATGACAGCTTTACAACTCAAACAGCCATCACGATTGTTCAAATGGTGCGTCATAGGAACACAAG GTGTATTTGTTGGAATGTTCAGTGTTTGGTACCTGATCTCGCCAAGATTTTGTCATCGATTTGTTGGATACCTGGAAGAAGAAGCTGTCAAAACTTACACAAGATGCCTAGAG GACATTGAATCTGGAGCATTGGAGCACTGGAAAACACAACCGAGTCCAGAAGTTGCCATTACATACTGGAACttacct GAAGATGCAACAATGAAGGATGTGATTCTTGCCATCAGGGCAGACGAAGCTCATCACAGACTTGTAAACCATACTCTGGCTTCAATGAAACCTACAGACTATAACCCGTATAAACCTGGAAAGTAA